One region of Carya illinoinensis cultivar Pawnee chromosome 8, C.illinoinensisPawnee_v1, whole genome shotgun sequence genomic DNA includes:
- the LOC122274426 gene encoding uncharacterized protein LOC122274426: MSCLSWNYRGLGNPLTVQDLHQLVQSKFPSFVFFMETKCRRNSIEKLKRQLQFANSFVIDCKGLSGGLAFLWSEDVEAKVLSYTQHHISLLIQGEVGSREWVLTGFYGNPDTARERRALKALKPALDKGWVCIGDFNEVLSLRDKSGGRLRPFNQIKAFRAAIEAYSLSNTGYIGNKFTWANGRSGQAFIKERIDRAFCNIEWSEIFLYSKFYNLALSLDHCPILITMEQFQVDSTRNDKPFRYEARWALREDCYGGVEKAWNKPR; encoded by the coding sequence ATGAGTTGTCTAAGTTGGAACTATCGTGGGCTTGGTAATCCACTGACAGTTCAAGATCTGCATCAACTGGTGCAGTCAAAGTTCCCatcctttgttttcttcatgGAAACAAAGTGTAGAAGAAACAGTATTGAAAAACTAAAGAGGCAACTACAGTTTGCAAACAGCTTTGTTATTGACTGCAAGGGGCTTAGTGGAGGGTTAGCTTTTCTTTGGAGTGAAGATGTGGAGGCTAAGGTCTTGTCATACACTCAACACCATATCTCTCTACTAATCCAAGGGGAAGTAGGCAGTAGGGAGTGGGTTCTAACAGGCTTTTATGGCAACCCTGACACAGCAAGAGAAAGGAGAGCCCTTAAGGCTCTCAAACCTGCCTTGGACAAAGGGTGGGTATGtattggagattttaatgaggtgCTTAGCTTAAGAGACAAAAGTGGAGGTAGGCTAAGACCTTTCAACCAAATAAAGGCCTTCAGAGCAGCTATTGAAGCCTACTCGCTATCTAATACAGGATATATTGGTAATAAGTTTACATGGGCCAATGGAAGGTCAGGACAGGCCTTTATTAAAGAGAGGATTGATAGAGCTTTTTGCAACATTGAGTGGTCTGAGATCTTCCTATACTCGAAATTCTATAATCTAGCTTTAAGTTTAGATCACTGCCCAATTCTCATTACCATGGAGCAGTTTCAAGTTGACTCAACTAGAAATGACAAACCATTCAGATATGAGGCCAGGTGGGCCTTGAGGGAAGATTGCTATGGGGGAGTAG